Genomic segment of Xenopus laevis strain J_2021 chromosome 4S, Xenopus_laevis_v10.1, whole genome shotgun sequence:
gattttaaaaactagtggtgagcacaactttcccttgctttTTAAAACGGCACCATCTCAATTAGCAAAAGCAGCCACAAAGGGCGCTATAGGGGATACTGTTGCTGAATTTCAACTCTCTGCAACCCCTATCAGAGAGAGGAGGGACGAGTGACAGTCCCGTATGTAGTAATATCTCTGTGAGTTTAATAACCACTCACCCCTTAAGCCCTAAAATGACCCTGAGTTTTGACATTGTGCACGAGCCACATCACATGCCGAAATGGCAGTCACGGGCTACAGCATAAGAATGAATGgattctgttaaaggggaagtccacCCAAAAGCTGTTTTTGCTCACTGCTATTGCCGCACACATAGCATTTGATCTGGTCTAGCCGCAGAGCTACTGCTCTTTGTACAGTTTGTATTCATTAAATGCTTTATGTGCAAGGGAATCTAgttctaaaaggagaactaagccttaaaaatgccatattttatgtactgaacgccattagaaatcacggagccccgtacaacaacaacaaaaaatttgggggccccgcccacccaggccccaccccagatcccacccactccacaccacagttaaaagaccatacagacatcagcgctaaaaaatgtaacccccccacacacaagttataaaaggctattggtggtcagggcccccctacaagttttaaaaaaaaaaaaaaacatttgcgccaggtcccccataaaagttttttttacaaaaactttggtgccagggccccccttacaagttaataaacattggggccccaagaatatttttttaaaaaaccttggcgccagggcgcacgttacaagttaaaaaaaagttggggccgcataaaatatatttttttaaaaattggtggcaggggcctctagagtattaaaataaaacaatggtggccaggggattgaaaaaaacccacattggtatcagtagaattgaactcgtggcttcaggacttcaattatagctgtttttGTGACATCTGgacttttcgccgcttcaggacttcagtgtcggttcctttcgtgacttcgggtctttccaccacttcaggacttcgtctgttcggcacttccgcatttggctgtttgggacttcgaTCGGGCGGCACGTCTTCGGAGCtacaaggggggcccagctcttcgaaaagtgcagcactgccgggcccactttcaggcccgggacacttgtcccccccccggCGGCCCTGACTGAACTTATtgccccagcctaaagtttgagcttgtcaatagcagcaatgatccaggacttcaaacttgtcacagggggtcaccatcttggaaagtgtctgtgacactcacatgctcagtgggctctgattggctgttgagaagctaagcttagggctcgtcactaattatccagcagaaaatgagcttcccctgtaatataagctgatgctacaggtttgctgattattaaattctgatgctaattgcactggtttctgtgctgccatgtagtaattatctgtattaattactaatcagccttatattgtgacatttctattctatgtgtactgtatattgtgagtgggtccctaagctcagtaagtgacagcagcacagagcatgtgcagtgaatcagcagaaaagaagatggggagctactggggcatctttggagacaccgatctttactgctaaagggctgtggttgccttgggctggtacagaagcacaaaacatcatgtacaacatttctacctacttctttagttaggctttagttctcctttaaaggggtggttcatctttacattaacttttagtatattctagaatggctgattataagcaactttccaattggtctttatttttttatatagttttttatttatttgccttcttgtctgactctttccagctttcaaatgggggccactgaccggtgtaaaaaacaaatgctctgtaaggccacaaatgtgtTGTTAGTTACTGCTGCTCTTTAttacctctttctattcagacccatttctgttcatattccagaaCCTTATTccaatcaaagcatggttgctagggtaactgaAAGATCTTGCACCCCCTTGAAGCATTTTCATGCTTttgctgctccccaacttttttgtacatttaaaaGTTTCTCATAGGTAAGAAAAAAAGTGGCCCAAAAATGTCATTGGCATCCTGCAGTAACCTCCCATACTCTGCCTCAATCGCCCTACAACTATTCAAATACATGTGGGCCCCAATATGACCGACCCAGAGGGACACAGACTATAACCCTGGACCCCTCACAACGCGAGTCTATCACCGTCCGTCACGCCAAACACTGAGCGCTGACCTATCCAGGGTAGGGACAGAAAACACGTGACTGTGACGCCACCGCGCTGCCTCCCGCGCTCTAGGAACTACCATAGAGGAATCAGCGTCACTGCGCAGTCCTGTCTAGGAATTAGCAGCTACCATAGAGACATGCTAAGGATGCTGGATTGTTATGAGTAGCAGTGAGGACGGATTTCCTATACTTGTTCAGCACCTCAGCTTCTCCTTGGCCTGACTGAGAATGTAGGGTGGCCTCGTCCGTGTCATTGGGTGTCTATAGGCTGCTTATTCCTCAGCAGGGCTTGCTTTGCTGTGGTGGAGATAACTGCACACTTCTGTCTCTCACCTGACAGCGAGTGTAGGATCTTCCAAGGACTGTGCGAGCTGCCCTTTTCCTTGCAGGAGGCTGCGGAGCTGCTCATTTCTCCTATTAGGTGCTGCCCCCTCAACTACCTGCCAGGAGCTGCCCCTCACCTGCCCCTCCCCCTCATCACCTGCCTGCCAGGAGCTGCCCCTCACCTGCCTGCCAGGAACTCCCCCTCACCTGCCTGCCAGGAGCTGCCTTCACCTACCTGCCAGGAGCCCTCCCCCTCACCTGCCTGTCTGCCTGCCAGGTGCTTCCCCCCTTACCTGCCTGCCAGGAGCCCTCCCCATCACCTACCTGCCAGGAGCTGCCCTTTTATTTGATTGGAGCTGTAATTTTAGCTCTAGCCTTAACCTGTGTTCAGCTGTAGTTACATTTTGATCCCACTGAAGTTGTAGCAAGTGACCTTTAACCCTTTAGAATGTCAAATTGCCCTTCTGTTCTAGGCCCTTTAGGCTTCCCTCACAGTCTTGTGTGTTAGATGGATTGTAGGCTCCCAGAGGATACAGCAAGCCTTCTGAGCTGGTTAACTTGCCAGCACAATTAAATATGATTGTAATGGAGAGATAGGAAAGGGTTAGGTGTTCTGAACTGCTGCCATTCTGCTTGTTGGGCCTGTGTGAGAAACACCCTCTTGCTTCTCTGCCTGCATATTTCTTAACTCTTCCAACTTTGTTCATGCAGTGCTGCCCTGACCTCCATTTTGTTTCCACTACTAACTATGAACAGGAACTTCAAGCACTCCAGCATCCTCAGGATGGCTCTCATGGGGGTCGGAGAAGGGGACCCAGAGAAGGTTTCCCGGGAGTCGTTCAtggtaagagctgtgaagatagcGCTGGTGGTGATGCTCTACTGGTTCATCTCTATCACCATGGTGTTTCTCAACAAGTACTTACTGGACAGCCCTTCTCTAAAGCTGGATGCCCCACTCTTTGTCACCTTCTACCAGTGTGTGGTCACTGTTGTTCTCTGCAAATCTCTCAGTCTACTCACCCATGTCATTCCATCGCACACGGAGTTCCCCTCTCTGCGTTTTGATCTCAAAGTCCTCAGGACGGTCCTGCCGCTTTCTGTGGTTTTCATCGGCATGATCACCTTTAACAACCTGTGCCTCAAGTATCTCGGAGTGGCCTTTTATACGGTGGGCAGGTGCCTTAGTACTGTGTTTAATGTGCTGCTTTCCTACATCATGTTGAAGCAAACCACCTCCATGTATGCGCTCATGTCCTGCGGAATCATTTTAGGTAAGACTGGTGTCCAAATAAGAATTGCTCAAAATATGGAAGAAAAACTTTCGTTATAGGGAAACCATAACGAATATTCTTGTaccaaattttatttttcctaactttgttttcctttttccatcaCATCCCTGCAATCAATAATTCTGACGAAATAGGGATCATAGGGACTTTACTGTTGTTGCTGTAGAGCTTGTTCACAATGCACACGTCATTACATCTCGGCTGATTGGTCTGTAGTGAATATCTAGGTCCTTGGATTAGTACAGGTTCCCTCACATTCTTTGGCATTTGCTAAAGCATGAAGTGAGACGGTTAATATCATGTCAGGGTTTGATCTGAACCATTAGACACCAGTGTCACGGCCACTGTATTGATGAAAGCACTCTGATATATGATACAGgtggttaaaggaaaagtaaacctttaaaataagtgaatgtaaagtggatgagggtgctattctaagcacttttgtaatttacattcattatttatttgttattccaagatattaaggaatacatgtactgttaatataaatgaatttgttCCAACATCgccgcctgctggtcagtttctgaccagtctgaccatcaagtagtcaaggaagttgtcaggagaaagaggctgctctgatgttctggaaagatttttaattttgtacatgtgcaaaaacacttaggggcagattattaaagggatactgtcatgggaaaacatgtttttttcaaaacgcatcagttaatagtgctacttctgcactgaaatccaattctcaaaagagcaaacagattttttttatattcaattttgaaatctgacatggggctagacataattgtcagtttcccagctgccccagtcatgtgacttgtgcctgcactttaggatggaaccactttctggcaggctgttatttctcctactttatgtaactgaatcagtctcagagggacttggcttttactattgagtgttgtttttagatctaccagggagctgttatcttgtgttcgggagctgttaccttcccattgttcttttgttaggctgctggggggggggaagtgaagggagggggtgatatcactccaatttgcagtacagcagtaaagagtgattaaagtttatcagagtacaagtcacatgactgggggcagctgggaaactgacaatatgtgtagccacatgtcgatttcaaaattgaatgtaaaaaaatctttttgctcttttgaaaaatggatttcagtgcagaattctactggagcagcactattatctgatgtgttttgaaaaaaacatgttttcccatgacagtatccctttaagggtcaaattgaaaattcaaagtcgaattttctaaattttttttttttctggtcaaaacttccaagtttgaattttgaataatccaaactcaattagaattttgaaatttatcaaaccttgcccctttaaaaatttgactattcgccacctaaaacctgcagagttcatgtataagtcaatgggagagttccatCGACCAATtggaagatgttactagcctttatgaaattcaaaaaaattgattcaagtttagtcgagtttgatttgagttttcgggtcggtaatattaattcgagtttttgatattacatttttttattaaataacccccacaaaatGTGAATAAACAGGAAATGATTGTTCTGTACTTACAGGTGTATTTTGTTTTGCAGGAGGCTTCTGGCTGGGAATAGACCAAGAGGGAGCAGAGGGCACACTCTCCTGGGCTGGAATATTCTTTGGAGTGCTGGCCAGCCTGTGTGTGTCCCTAAATGCCATTTACACTAAAAAAGTCCTGCCGTCAGTAGACGGAAGCATCTGGCGCCTGACTTTCTACAATAATGTGAACGCTTGCTTCCTCTTCATCCCTCTGCTCTTAATTTGTGGAGAAGTCGGAACCCTGCTCACCTTTGATAAATTGTCTGCCTTTTCCTTTTGGGGCATGATGACACTGGGGGGAATCTTTGGCTTTGCTATCGGGTATGTGACAGGGCTGCAGATTCAGTTCACCAGCCCCCTGACCCACAACATCTCTGGGACAGCCAAAGCTTGTGCTCAGACGGTACTGGCTGTCATGTACTACCATCAGATCAAAAGCTTTTTGTGGTGGACCAGCAATATAATGGTACTGGGCGGTTCCTTCTCCTACACATGGGTGAAGGGACTAGAGATGAAGAAAATCCAGGGACAGACCAATCAGAGCCAGAGTAGTGGGGAGAAAAACTCTGTTGGGGTGTGAGACTGTCCAGCCACACAATGTTGGGCTTTAATGAACAAGAGGACGAGATGAAAATTAATCTGGTTATGGTCGGTTGAGGGTGGAAATCTCGAGAACTTTATTTGCAAAGTAAAGAATCCTAACTGCCATAACCCCGCTTGGATATACCTGCTGGAGAAACATTAGTGTCCTTACTCTTCTATTAATTACTGTGGGATTCCCAGGAAAACCATTAAGCCTTTAACAGTTCCACCAATATGGATACTGTTTAGTTTTGTATTATTAACTTAATGAGAGGAACCGCTGTGTCTCGTCCGTTATGTATGTGGATGAGATTTGATTCAACTACTAGTGTGGCAGCTCTTACCcttataaacaaaaacaaatgtgttcatataaagtCCACAATGCAggaaacatacaaatatatatatatatatatatatatatatatatatatatatatatatatatatatatatatataacaagggaaagttgtgctcaccactattttttaaaacaattaggcgggggtgcaatgaggctgtgaccacaaaatacatatagtcaaatacaagattcctctgcactcaacccattatcaatatatttaggacagcgacattttgtacatactgctactaaaaaatgccttaccctttaaacaacacagggattgtttgtccatatattgcaatatatttaagctggccaactacgtcatatctggccagtcctacgcttaattttcatctgattcattaagaattcaattgcttaattatacattttacaaagggactaagttttaccggcagcttactagctgctttcaaagtaaacctccatacttggctgcccttttattagacaccagtgggatcatctctctctctctctctctctctctctctctctctctctctctctctctctctctctctctctctctctctctctctctctctctctctctctctctctctctctctctctacatacatacatacatacatacatacatacatacatacatacatacatacatatatacatacacatacatacatacacatacatacatacatacacatacatacatacatacacatacatacatacatacacatacatacatacatacacatacatacatacatacacatacatacatacatacacatacatacatacatacatatacatacatacatatatacatacatacatacatatatacatacatatatatatatacatatacacatacatataatatattggATCAAACATTTGCACAACCAGTCTTCTGATGATGAGGGTGCAGGGTCAAAACATTACGTATAGTTCAATAGAACCCACACTCCAAGATTAATGAaccattgatttttatttttcaaacttctACATTCAATATTTCAGGCCCACATTTGGGCCGAAATAGAACACcacttcctcctttgcagctctcttggtttccactgattggttaccaggcaataaccagtaacttagtcactgactaactcagagttagatctgaaaagcaggaagtagtgttctggctattatgttagacatccagtcactccagccgttatacattacatttttggctaactaaatattacaaaaattttttgcacagtgtttatttttacaccgtGTCATGTCAGACATGTGTCATAATTGTATTTACAAGTGAAGAGTGTTCCTTTTGTCGTGTTTTCCAAGAATCAATCTATGGGAAGCAgagattatattatttattttgaaactaTACTAAATGTAAATGGAAAGACTTGAttgttacatatttttataatCCTCTTCGGCTTCAAGCACAAAGAGCACTGTTCTGTATCTGAACTGTGCCATTTTACATAAAATTCTTGCTTCTGATTGTTTTATTGGATGTTGTTCAGGGGTAGCACATGGGCTGTAGCTTCTGTTGGACCCAGTGGATTTGTAAATAAGGATCCAAGCCCTGTTCACAAGTGCTTACAATTTAAAGTCCAGAGATGACATTGACTGAGGCTGCACCGTTACCCAAAAGCCAGAACCATCGACTGACTCCAGTTAAATGTACTGGTGTTGGGAAACATTTCACCTTTACTACTAAGGCTGATGGTATAATAAACGTATTATTTCTCTATTTTATCTGCTGCATcaatatgtataataatgtatacaACCTGACGCATGCAATCAGTAGCCTATCAATATCCACACGGAAAGGATgagattttcacaaaaaaagtttCATATTTTATACCCAAATTCAATTTATAAGCTGTATATTCTATCGCCTGCTTAGAGATGTCCGTTGTTTTACGTGTTAAACGGAATTTGGGTATTACATGAAATCAGGATTTcgttattttaaaatatatgggAAGCTAATGTCACCTAAGTTTCATGGCCTTAATAAAATACTAttatatgcctttatatggtcacagaactctttGGTGACTTCTTATacacttatcatttacagtagggggtacattatcccttataatacatgagtgatactcagagttccctgtataactcagcctgtagccttgtgcctttatatggtcacataacccctcagtgacttctaatatccttatcatttacagtagggggtacattatccctaataatacatgagtgatactcagagttccctgtataactcagcctgcagccttgtgcctctatatggtcacagaacccctcagtgacttctaatatccttataatttacagtaggggtacatgatcccttataatacatgagtgatactcagagttccctgtataactcagcctgcagtcttgtgcctttatatggtcacagaacccctcagtgacttcaaatatccttatcatttacagtaggggtacattataccttataatacatgagtgatactcaccgttccctgtataactcagcctgcagccttgtgcctttatatggtcacagaacccctccgtgacttctaatatccttataatttacagtaggggtacatgatcccttataatacatgagtgatactcagagttccctgtataactcagcctgcagccttgtgcctttatatggtcacagaacccctcaatgacttcaaatatccttatcatttacagtagggggtacataataccttataatacatgagtgatactcaccgttccctgtataactcagcctgcagccttgtgcctttatatggtcaaagaacccctcggtgacttctaatatccttatcatttactgtagtgggtacattataccttataatacacgagtgatactcagagttccctgtataactcagcctgcagccttgtgcctttatatggtcacagaacccctcaatgacttcaaatatccttatcatttacagtagggggtacattatcccttataatacacgagtgatactcagagttgcctgtataactcagcctggagCCTTACTTGGCTAGATCTGTACTCAGTGCTGGCTCACTGTACAACCCGTGCtcacactacggggcagatttatcaaagtcaaagtgaaaatttgaatttcaagttctaaaaattcaaattttcgagtttattttagtgtaattcgactagggaatagttaaaattctattcgagtttttaaaaaatcaaaattttgaaatttatcgtgtactggccttttaagaattcaatttcgactgccgaattgctgttttagcctatgggggatgtccttgAATCAATTTGAAGTTGCATTTTGACGGCATCCtaaaaaatctaggttttttttggagaaaaaacttgaatcaaattcgattcgagtttgcgggtcgatcccattcatccgaatttaaaacattttttttttctttaattttaactCGGAaatagaatttatgggagtttttataaactctaaattcgacccttgataaatctgtcagcTTGTTGAGGGAAGGAAATTTATCTATCTGATTATACTATATCATTATTCCATTAGCCCTTTACATGCTGAGCCAGTAACCAGCAAGCGGATCACAAGGTGCCAGGTGACTGGCTATCGTGACTGTcatgggtgctgggagttgtaatttaaagggtttgttcatcttaaaaataacttttagtatgacgtagagagccatattctgagacaatttgcattcggttttcattttttattacctgtagtttttagttatttaattgcaactctccagtttgcaatttcagccatctggttgctagggtgcaaatgatcctaacaaccatgcactgattggaataaaagactgaaatataaataggagagggacctaaatagaaaaatgagtaataaaaagtagcaataacaataaatgtgtagccttacagggcatttgtttttttttggatggggtcagtgacccccatttgaaagctggaaagatgaagacaaataattgaaaaaaaaagaaagaaaaaaaagtaaaaatgaagggcaattgaacagttgcttagtattagcaattctataacaaaggtgaacgacccctttaacatCTATTTCCTCCAGCATTTggcagaaacagcatttttaacaGGATCCAGCAGAGGGCGCCAACATTCACACTATGCCCTGCAGCTGGGAATCCATTACAGCCTGCACACAGAGCACCCGCACCTTTGTGTTGTGCATTGGGGTCCTATAATTCTATATCTATGGACCCACCAGCAACTCCTAGTTACTCTTCAGTACCTCTCCCTGAAATAAGTATTTGCTGCCTCTCAGAGTTTGCCTGAATTGCTCAGGGCATGAGCCTCTCAGCAACTCCTAATTATATCAAATATTAAGGGAGTTTGGCTTCTgactttaaaaggggttgttcaccttcaaattaacttgggggccctatttatcaaagtccgaatttatctgattttttttatttaaaaaaaaaagtctgaccaaactagaattcaaaaatggaccttatttattattttttaaaaaaagcacaatttaattggatcggggagaAACACAACAAAATCGATTGAAAATCTAAATCTTGCGTTTTTCCCGAATCGCCTGATTTTTTGTtaagcttttttttctgaaaaggcagaatttttcagatttctgctTGAGAAATACGAAATAGTcgaatttttgggctaattctaaCGCAGACCAAAGAaaatttcaaataggatagggacttctcccattgacttatatacaaccttggcaggtctgagatgccggatattcagatttggactttttccatcattggggtataataaatattgacaaattagaggtttttttccaccTGTTTGCCTGAATTGCTCAGTACATGATCCTCTGAGTAACTCCTAATTATATCAAATATTAAGTGAGTTTGGCttctgactttaaaggggttgttcaccttcaaattaacttgggggccttatttatcaaagtccgaatttatctgcgttttttattaaaagtcagaccaaactagaatccacaattggaccttatttatcattaaaaaaaagcatgatttaattagATTGGGTACAAACACAACAAAATCgatcgaaaattcaaatcgtacgttttttcccaaatcgcttgattttttcaggcttttttatgaaaagctagaatttttctgatttatgCTCGAGAAGtacaaaatagtcggatttttgggttaattctagcgcagaccacagaaaattccaaataggataaggacttctcccattgacttatatacaaccttggcagggcCGAGATGCTGGATTTCTATCCTCTG
This window contains:
- the slc35c1.S gene encoding GDP-fucose transporter 1 isoform X2, translating into MNFKHSSILRMALMGVGEGDPEKVSRESFMVRAVKIALVVMLYWFISITMVFLNKYLLDSPSLKLDAPLFVTFYQCVVTVVLCKSLSLLTHVIPSHTEFPSLRFDLKVLRTVLPLSVVFIGMITFNNLCLKYLGVAFYTVGRCLSTVFNVLLSYIMLKQTTSMYALMSCGIILGGFWLGIDQEGAEGTLSWAGIFFGVLASLCVSLNAIYTKKVLPSVDGSIWRLTFYNNVNACFLFIPLLLICGEVGTLLTFDKLSAFSFWGMMTLGGIFGFAIGYVTGLQIQFTSPLTHNISGTAKACAQTVLAVMYYHQIKSFLWWTSNIMVLGGSFSYTWVKGLEMKKIQGQTNQSQSSGEKNSVGV
- the slc35c1.S gene encoding GDP-fucose transporter 1 isoform X3; protein product: MALMGVGEGDPEKVSRESFMVRAVKIALVVMLYWFISITMVFLNKYLLDSPSLKLDAPLFVTFYQCVVTVVLCKSLSLLTHVIPSHTEFPSLRFDLKVLRTVLPLSVVFIGMITFNNLCLKYLGVAFYTVGRCLSTVFNVLLSYIMLKQTTSMYALMSCGIILGGFWLGIDQEGAEGTLSWAGIFFGVLASLCVSLNAIYTKKVLPSVDGSIWRLTFYNNVNACFLFIPLLLICGEVGTLLTFDKLSAFSFWGMMTLGGIFGFAIGYVTGLQIQFTSPLTHNISGTAKACAQTVLAVMYYHQIKSFLWWTSNIMVLGGSFSYTWVKGLEMKKIQGQTNQSQSSGEKNSVGV
- the slc35c1.S gene encoding GDP-fucose transporter 1 isoform X1, which gives rise to MNRNFKHSSILRMALMGVGEGDPEKVSRESFMVRAVKIALVVMLYWFISITMVFLNKYLLDSPSLKLDAPLFVTFYQCVVTVVLCKSLSLLTHVIPSHTEFPSLRFDLKVLRTVLPLSVVFIGMITFNNLCLKYLGVAFYTVGRCLSTVFNVLLSYIMLKQTTSMYALMSCGIILGGFWLGIDQEGAEGTLSWAGIFFGVLASLCVSLNAIYTKKVLPSVDGSIWRLTFYNNVNACFLFIPLLLICGEVGTLLTFDKLSAFSFWGMMTLGGIFGFAIGYVTGLQIQFTSPLTHNISGTAKACAQTVLAVMYYHQIKSFLWWTSNIMVLGGSFSYTWVKGLEMKKIQGQTNQSQSSGEKNSVGV